The following are encoded together in the Halopseudomonas salegens genome:
- a CDS encoding YciI family protein, producing MYYAIMATDYPDTLDARLQARPDHLARLHALQDAGRLLLAGPHPAVDSNDPGSAGFTGSLVVAEFASLEAAEAWAAADPYVAAGVYQDVRVKPFKAVLPAQR from the coding sequence ATGTACTACGCCATCATGGCTACCGATTACCCCGACACCCTCGATGCCCGCCTGCAAGCGCGGCCGGATCACCTGGCGCGGTTGCATGCATTGCAGGATGCCGGCCGGTTGCTGCTCGCGGGGCCGCACCCGGCCGTCGACAGCAATGATCCCGGCAGCGCCGGTTTTACCGGCAGCCTGGTGGTGGCCGAATTTGCCAGCCTGGAAGCGGCCGAAGCCTGGGCTGCAGCGGACCCCTATGTTGCCGCCGGCGTCTATCAGGATGTGCGGGTCAAACCGTTCAAGGCCGTGTTGCCGGCCCAACGCTGA
- a CDS encoding response regulator, with translation MIDDDQELCGLLGDWLGSEGFQLDCVHDGEQGLARALTGEHEAIILDLMLPGINGLDLLRALRQQAQVPVLMLSARGEPVDRILGLELGADDYLAKPCDPRELVARLRALLRRSQHQDTGNESSLLDVGDLRLDSVNLVAWRDGELLTLTQTEAHILALLLRHAGQVIDRQTLSREVLGKSLGPYDRSLDMHISNLRRKLGTHADERPRIQALRGRGYIYAA, from the coding sequence ATGATTGACGATGACCAGGAGCTGTGTGGTCTGCTTGGCGACTGGCTGGGCAGCGAAGGGTTTCAGCTCGATTGCGTGCACGATGGCGAGCAGGGCCTGGCCCGCGCACTGACCGGTGAACATGAAGCTATCATCCTGGATCTGATGCTTCCCGGCATCAACGGTCTGGACCTGCTGCGTGCTCTGCGCCAGCAGGCTCAGGTACCGGTGCTGATGCTCAGTGCCCGGGGAGAACCGGTTGACCGCATTCTGGGCCTGGAGCTGGGTGCCGACGATTATCTGGCCAAACCTTGCGATCCACGCGAACTGGTCGCCCGCTTGCGCGCCCTGCTGCGCCGCAGTCAGCATCAGGACACCGGCAACGAGTCCAGCCTGCTGGACGTCGGTGACCTGCGCCTCGATTCGGTCAACCTGGTCGCCTGGCGCGATGGAGAGCTGCTGACCCTGACCCAGACGGAAGCACATATTCTCGCCCTGTTGTTACGCCACGCGGGGCAGGTGATTGACCGCCAGACCCTGTCGCGCGAGGTATTGGGCAAGTCCCTCGGCCCCTATGACCGCAGCCTGGACATGCACATCAGCAACCTGCGACGCAAACTCGGCACCCATGCCGACGAGCGCCCACGCATTCAGGCACTGCGCGGGCGGGGTTATATCTACGCCGCGTGA
- a CDS encoding MICOS complex subunit MIC60 — protein sequence MNKTLIASVMMLGIGLSGHTLAAHHGQGKQDRGERYLERMTEQLDLTSEQQEQLREIHKEQREAYRELHAQTREQVAEVLTEEQQEKMQAMREEHRERMQQHHQQRDESGERHQRNRDY from the coding sequence ATGAACAAGACCTTGATCGCCAGTGTAATGATGCTGGGTATCGGCCTCAGCGGGCATACCCTTGCCGCCCACCATGGCCAGGGCAAGCAGGATCGCGGTGAGCGTTACCTAGAACGCATGACCGAACAACTCGACCTGACCAGTGAGCAGCAAGAGCAGTTGCGTGAAATCCACAAGGAACAGCGCGAAGCCTACCGTGAGCTGCATGCGCAAACCCGCGAGCAGGTTGCCGAGGTACTGACCGAGGAGCAACAGGAAAAAATGCAGGCCATGCGTGAAGAGCACCGGGAAAGAATGCAACAGCATCATCAACAGCGTGACGAGTCTGGCGAGCGCCATCAACGCAACCGGGATTACTGA
- a CDS encoding L-threonylcarbamoyladenylate synthase, translated as MSQFFQIHPDNPQPRLIRQAVDIIRQGGVVAYPTDSAYALGCHLGDKNALERIRRLRELDKNHNFTLVCRDLSELGVYAKVDNTTFRLLKAHTPGPYTFILNATSEVPRRLLHPKRRTIGLRIPDHQITLDLLAALGEPLMSVTLMLPGDNLPLTDPEMIRDRIGKQLDLIIDGGACEVEPTTVVSMLDDVVEVTRVGLGDPTPFGG; from the coding sequence GTGAGTCAGTTTTTTCAGATTCATCCGGATAACCCGCAACCCCGGCTGATTCGGCAGGCGGTTGATATTATTCGTCAGGGCGGTGTGGTCGCCTATCCGACTGATTCGGCCTACGCCCTGGGCTGTCATCTGGGCGACAAGAACGCGCTGGAGCGGATTCGTCGCCTGCGTGAGCTGGACAAGAATCACAACTTCACTCTGGTGTGCCGTGACTTGTCCGAGCTGGGGGTTTACGCCAAGGTCGACAACACGACCTTTCGTTTGCTCAAGGCGCATACGCCGGGGCCTTATACCTTTATCCTGAATGCGACCAGCGAAGTGCCACGGCGCTTGCTGCATCCGAAGCGACGCACCATCGGCCTGCGCATTCCTGACCACCAGATCACCCTGGATCTGCTGGCAGCCCTGGGCGAACCCTTGATGAGCGTGACCCTGATGCTCCCGGGCGACAACCTGCCGCTGACCGACCCGGAGATGATCCGGGATCGTATCGGCAAGCAGCTGGATCTGATCATTGACGGCGGCGCCTGCGAGGTAGAGCCAACGACAGTGGTCAGCATGCTGGACGATGTGGTTGAAGTGACACGGGTCGGTCTGGGTGATCCAACCCCCTTCGGTGGCTAG
- a CDS encoding PHP domain-containing protein, whose amino-acid sequence MRADLHMHSTASDGVLAPDQLMHRAAAAGVELIALTDHDCIDGLESARAAALAAGMGWVSGVELSAQWQSRTLHILGYGFDPQDGDFQQALSEVRTGRWRRAEQIADKLAQKNMPGALAGAIEQQKLAGAEEHSPPARPHFADWLVAAGHVPDRAAAFQKWLGAGKLGDIRQHWPTLEAVVGQIRSAGGIAVIAHPWQYGFSRSQLRKLLRAFAEAGGRGIEVVNGKQPVEQVAYLGKLSRELGFLVSCGSDFHNPDSPWMALGQMTALPPECSPLWQDEAFNAAPGRCG is encoded by the coding sequence GTGCGCGCTGATCTACACATGCACAGTACCGCTTCCGATGGCGTGCTGGCCCCCGACCAACTCATGCACCGTGCTGCCGCAGCCGGCGTCGAGCTGATCGCCTTGACCGACCATGACTGTATCGATGGTCTGGAGTCGGCGCGAGCGGCTGCATTGGCCGCGGGTATGGGTTGGGTCAGTGGTGTCGAGCTGTCAGCCCAGTGGCAGTCACGCACGTTGCATATCCTGGGCTATGGTTTTGATCCGCAGGATGGCGACTTTCAACAGGCCCTGAGCGAAGTTCGCACCGGGCGCTGGCGCCGGGCCGAGCAGATCGCCGACAAACTGGCACAGAAGAATATGCCGGGTGCGTTGGCCGGAGCCATTGAGCAGCAAAAACTGGCCGGAGCGGAGGAGCACAGCCCGCCCGCACGCCCGCACTTTGCCGACTGGCTGGTGGCTGCCGGCCATGTGCCGGATCGTGCAGCTGCGTTCCAGAAATGGCTCGGCGCCGGCAAGCTCGGTGATATTCGCCAGCACTGGCCGACCCTGGAAGCAGTCGTTGGCCAGATTCGCAGTGCCGGTGGCATCGCCGTGATTGCCCATCCGTGGCAATACGGTTTCAGCCGGAGTCAGCTGCGCAAATTGCTGCGGGCCTTTGCCGAGGCCGGTGGTCGTGGCATTGAAGTCGTCAATGGCAAGCAGCCGGTTGAGCAGGTGGCCTACCTTGGTAAACTGAGCCGAGAACTGGGTTTTCTGGTCAGCTGTGGTAGTGATTTCCATAACCCGGATTCGCCCTGGATGGCGCTGGGGCAAATGACGGCATTACCGCCGGAGTGTTCGCCACTCTGGCAGGATGAAGCTTTTAATGCGGCGCCTGGCCGCTGTGGATGA